A genomic region of Raphanus sativus cultivar WK10039 chromosome 6, ASM80110v3, whole genome shotgun sequence contains the following coding sequences:
- the LOC108808798 gene encoding uncharacterized protein LOC108808798 isoform X3, whose protein sequence is MKNIQRKQQRSSSVFTAATSSELPQLKKVRASETMATFPNPNSNPGLKKLDEHLLTRYYITGHKASKDDITVYAALSKPPPSQYVNVSRWYNHIETLLGISGISSQGSGVSFATEHVDGMAVVVVDDNDLVGEDAEKEKKTAEERAASTKNEISWASVLIVIIPTDCQTNMKKLEERVRTIQMEGLIWGASKLVHVGYGVELLRIIATLPTNEEIDVFDVLVGDYISYLGRFAVETAGLYQYLTLIKPNDEEADMKKLEETVRSIQVAGLFWGASKLVSIDYGINLLGIECTTVGHLVLGRLVGFNTIFKEKIVDHPYVQSCQTLSLNRICNGITEEESDSMVFSMDNAADDDDDVNLFGEERAAGNSGLVLRKLKGDKPDIKKVEETVRSRHTEGVVWGTSKIYNVGYGFNYLRTIFTIVDDHLCLDTVIRNTGGIPLNRI, encoded by the exons atgaaGAATATACAGAGAAAGCAGCAACGATCTTCATCCGTGTTCACTGCGGCGACCTCCTCCGAGCTTCCTCAgt TGAAGAAAGTCCGAGCTTCAGAAACAATGGCTACCTTTCCTAATCCCAACTCTAATCCTGGATTGAAGAAGCTCGACGAGCATCTTCTTACACGTTATTACATTACAGG TCACAAGGCTTCAAAAGATGATATCACCGTCTACGCGGCTCTTTCAAAACCTCCACCATCGCAGTATGTGAACGTATCTCGTTGGTACAACCATATCGAGACTCTCTTGGGCATCTC TGGTATCTCTTCTCAAGGGAGTGGTGTCAGTTTTGCCACAGAACATGTG GATGGTATGGCTGTGGTGGTTGTTGATGATAATGACCTTGTCGGCGAAGATGccgaaaaggaaaagaaaactgCTGAAGAGAGAGCAGCTTCCACAAAGAATGAAATAT CTTGGGCGTCGGTTTTAATAGTCATCATACCGACGGATTGTCAGACCAACATGAAGAAGCTAGAGGAACGTGTAAGAACTATTCAAATGGAAGGACTGATTTGGGGAGCAT CAAAACTTGTCCATGTTGGATATGGAGTCGAGTTGTTGCGGATCATAGCCACCTTGCCTACAAATGAGGAGATTGATGTTTTCGACGTACTCGTCGGtgactatatatcttatttaggGCGTTTCGCTGTTGAGACTGCCGGCTTGTATCAAT ATCTGACTCTTATCAAGCCAAATGATGAGGAAGCCGACATGAAGAAGCTAGAGGAAACTGTAAGATCCATTCAGGTGGCAGGGTTGTTTTGGGGTGCAT CAAAGCTTGTCTCAATTGATTATGGAATCAATTTGTTGGGGATTGAGTGCACAACCGTTGGACACCTTGTTCTTGGACGCCTAGTAGGTTTCAACACCATTTTCAAAGAGAAAATAGTGGATCATCCGTATGTCCAGAGCTGTCAAACTCTCAGCTTAAACAGAATAT GTAACGGAATCACAGAAGAGGAATCTGATTCTATGGTATTCTCAATG GATAATGCTgccgatgatgatgatgatgttaacCTTTTTGGTGAAGAAAGAGCAG CTGGTAACTCAGGGTTAGTGCTTCGAAAGCTGAAAGGTGACAAGCCCGACATAAAGAAGGTAGAAGAAACTGTAAGATCCCGTCATACGGAAGGAGTTGTATGGGGCACAT CAAAGATTTACAATGTTGGCTATGGATTCAACTATTTGCGGACCATATTCACCATTGTTGACGACCATTTGTGTCTCGATACTGTCATTAGAAACACTGGCGGTATCCCCTTGAACAGAATAT AG
- the LOC108808798 gene encoding uncharacterized protein LOC108808798 isoform X1 has protein sequence MKNIQRKQQRSSSVFTAATSSELPQLKKVRASETMATFPNPNSNPGLKKLDEHLLTRYYITGHKASKDDITVYAALSKPPPSQYVNVSRWYNHIETLLGISGISSQGSGVSFATEHVVANSNDGMAVVVVDDNDLVGEDAEKEKKTAEERAASTKNEISWASVLIVIIPTDCQTNMKKLEERVRTIQMEGLIWGASKLVHVGYGVELLRIIATLPTNEEIDVFDVLVGDYISYLGRFAVETAGLYQYLTLIKPNDEEADMKKLEETVRSIQVAGLFWGASKLVSIDYGINLLGIECTTVGHLVLGRLVGFNTIFKEKIVDHPYVQSCQTLSLNRICNGITEEESDSMVFSMDNAADDDDDVNLFGEERAAGNSGLVLRKLKGDKPDIKKVEETVRSRHTEGVVWGTSKIYNVGYGFNYLRTIFTIVDDHLCLDTVIRNTGGIPLNRI, from the exons atgaaGAATATACAGAGAAAGCAGCAACGATCTTCATCCGTGTTCACTGCGGCGACCTCCTCCGAGCTTCCTCAgt TGAAGAAAGTCCGAGCTTCAGAAACAATGGCTACCTTTCCTAATCCCAACTCTAATCCTGGATTGAAGAAGCTCGACGAGCATCTTCTTACACGTTATTACATTACAGG TCACAAGGCTTCAAAAGATGATATCACCGTCTACGCGGCTCTTTCAAAACCTCCACCATCGCAGTATGTGAACGTATCTCGTTGGTACAACCATATCGAGACTCTCTTGGGCATCTC TGGTATCTCTTCTCAAGGGAGTGGTGTCAGTTTTGCCACAGAACATGTGGTTGCTAATTCTAAT GATGGTATGGCTGTGGTGGTTGTTGATGATAATGACCTTGTCGGCGAAGATGccgaaaaggaaaagaaaactgCTGAAGAGAGAGCAGCTTCCACAAAGAATGAAATAT CTTGGGCGTCGGTTTTAATAGTCATCATACCGACGGATTGTCAGACCAACATGAAGAAGCTAGAGGAACGTGTAAGAACTATTCAAATGGAAGGACTGATTTGGGGAGCAT CAAAACTTGTCCATGTTGGATATGGAGTCGAGTTGTTGCGGATCATAGCCACCTTGCCTACAAATGAGGAGATTGATGTTTTCGACGTACTCGTCGGtgactatatatcttatttaggGCGTTTCGCTGTTGAGACTGCCGGCTTGTATCAAT ATCTGACTCTTATCAAGCCAAATGATGAGGAAGCCGACATGAAGAAGCTAGAGGAAACTGTAAGATCCATTCAGGTGGCAGGGTTGTTTTGGGGTGCAT CAAAGCTTGTCTCAATTGATTATGGAATCAATTTGTTGGGGATTGAGTGCACAACCGTTGGACACCTTGTTCTTGGACGCCTAGTAGGTTTCAACACCATTTTCAAAGAGAAAATAGTGGATCATCCGTATGTCCAGAGCTGTCAAACTCTCAGCTTAAACAGAATAT GTAACGGAATCACAGAAGAGGAATCTGATTCTATGGTATTCTCAATG GATAATGCTgccgatgatgatgatgatgttaacCTTTTTGGTGAAGAAAGAGCAG CTGGTAACTCAGGGTTAGTGCTTCGAAAGCTGAAAGGTGACAAGCCCGACATAAAGAAGGTAGAAGAAACTGTAAGATCCCGTCATACGGAAGGAGTTGTATGGGGCACAT CAAAGATTTACAATGTTGGCTATGGATTCAACTATTTGCGGACCATATTCACCATTGTTGACGACCATTTGTGTCTCGATACTGTCATTAGAAACACTGGCGGTATCCCCTTGAACAGAATAT AG
- the LOC108808798 gene encoding uncharacterized protein LOC108808798 isoform X4 — MYLTTLKKVRASETMATFPNPNSNPGLKKLDEHLLTRYYITGHKASKDDITVYAALSKPPPSQYVNVSRWYNHIETLLGISGISSQGSGVSFATEHVVANSNDGMAVVVVDDNDLVGEDAEKEKKTAEERAASTKNEISWASVLIVIIPTDCQTNMKKLEERVRTIQMEGLIWGASKLVHVGYGVELLRIIATLPTNEEIDVFDVLVGDYISYLGRFAVETAGLYQYLTLIKPNDEEADMKKLEETVRSIQVAGLFWGASKLVSIDYGINLLGIECTTVGHLVLGRLVGFNTIFKEKIVDHPYVQSCQTLSLNRICNGITEEESDSMVFSMDNAADDDDDVNLFGEERAAGNSGLVLRKLKGDKPDIKKVEETVRSRHTEGVVWGTSKIYNVGYGFNYLRTIFTIVDDHLCLDTVIRNTGGIPLNRI, encoded by the exons ATGTACTTGACTACTT TGAAGAAAGTCCGAGCTTCAGAAACAATGGCTACCTTTCCTAATCCCAACTCTAATCCTGGATTGAAGAAGCTCGACGAGCATCTTCTTACACGTTATTACATTACAGG TCACAAGGCTTCAAAAGATGATATCACCGTCTACGCGGCTCTTTCAAAACCTCCACCATCGCAGTATGTGAACGTATCTCGTTGGTACAACCATATCGAGACTCTCTTGGGCATCTC TGGTATCTCTTCTCAAGGGAGTGGTGTCAGTTTTGCCACAGAACATGTGGTTGCTAATTCTAAT GATGGTATGGCTGTGGTGGTTGTTGATGATAATGACCTTGTCGGCGAAGATGccgaaaaggaaaagaaaactgCTGAAGAGAGAGCAGCTTCCACAAAGAATGAAATAT CTTGGGCGTCGGTTTTAATAGTCATCATACCGACGGATTGTCAGACCAACATGAAGAAGCTAGAGGAACGTGTAAGAACTATTCAAATGGAAGGACTGATTTGGGGAGCAT CAAAACTTGTCCATGTTGGATATGGAGTCGAGTTGTTGCGGATCATAGCCACCTTGCCTACAAATGAGGAGATTGATGTTTTCGACGTACTCGTCGGtgactatatatcttatttaggGCGTTTCGCTGTTGAGACTGCCGGCTTGTATCAAT ATCTGACTCTTATCAAGCCAAATGATGAGGAAGCCGACATGAAGAAGCTAGAGGAAACTGTAAGATCCATTCAGGTGGCAGGGTTGTTTTGGGGTGCAT CAAAGCTTGTCTCAATTGATTATGGAATCAATTTGTTGGGGATTGAGTGCACAACCGTTGGACACCTTGTTCTTGGACGCCTAGTAGGTTTCAACACCATTTTCAAAGAGAAAATAGTGGATCATCCGTATGTCCAGAGCTGTCAAACTCTCAGCTTAAACAGAATAT GTAACGGAATCACAGAAGAGGAATCTGATTCTATGGTATTCTCAATG GATAATGCTgccgatgatgatgatgatgttaacCTTTTTGGTGAAGAAAGAGCAG CTGGTAACTCAGGGTTAGTGCTTCGAAAGCTGAAAGGTGACAAGCCCGACATAAAGAAGGTAGAAGAAACTGTAAGATCCCGTCATACGGAAGGAGTTGTATGGGGCACAT CAAAGATTTACAATGTTGGCTATGGATTCAACTATTTGCGGACCATATTCACCATTGTTGACGACCATTTGTGTCTCGATACTGTCATTAGAAACACTGGCGGTATCCCCTTGAACAGAATAT AG
- the LOC108808798 gene encoding uncharacterized protein LOC108808798 isoform X2, with the protein MKNIQRKQQRSSSVFTAATSSELPQLKKVRASETMATFPNPNSNPGLKKLDEHLLTRYYITGHKASKDDITVYAALSKPPPSQYVNVSRWYNHIETLLGISGISSQGSGVSFATEHVVANSNDGMAVVVVDDNDLVGEDAEKEKKTAEERAASTKNEISWASVLIVIIPTDCQTNMKKLEERVRTIQMEGLIWGASKLVHVGYGVELLRIIATLPTNEEIDVFDVLVGDYISYLGRFAVETAGLYQYLTLIKPNDEEADMKKLEETVRSIQVAGLFWGASKLVSIDYGINLLGIECTTVGHLVLGRLVGFNTIFKEKIVDHPYVQSCQTLSLNRICNGITEEESDSMDNAADDDDDVNLFGEERAAGNSGLVLRKLKGDKPDIKKVEETVRSRHTEGVVWGTSKIYNVGYGFNYLRTIFTIVDDHLCLDTVIRNTGGIPLNRI; encoded by the exons atgaaGAATATACAGAGAAAGCAGCAACGATCTTCATCCGTGTTCACTGCGGCGACCTCCTCCGAGCTTCCTCAgt TGAAGAAAGTCCGAGCTTCAGAAACAATGGCTACCTTTCCTAATCCCAACTCTAATCCTGGATTGAAGAAGCTCGACGAGCATCTTCTTACACGTTATTACATTACAGG TCACAAGGCTTCAAAAGATGATATCACCGTCTACGCGGCTCTTTCAAAACCTCCACCATCGCAGTATGTGAACGTATCTCGTTGGTACAACCATATCGAGACTCTCTTGGGCATCTC TGGTATCTCTTCTCAAGGGAGTGGTGTCAGTTTTGCCACAGAACATGTGGTTGCTAATTCTAAT GATGGTATGGCTGTGGTGGTTGTTGATGATAATGACCTTGTCGGCGAAGATGccgaaaaggaaaagaaaactgCTGAAGAGAGAGCAGCTTCCACAAAGAATGAAATAT CTTGGGCGTCGGTTTTAATAGTCATCATACCGACGGATTGTCAGACCAACATGAAGAAGCTAGAGGAACGTGTAAGAACTATTCAAATGGAAGGACTGATTTGGGGAGCAT CAAAACTTGTCCATGTTGGATATGGAGTCGAGTTGTTGCGGATCATAGCCACCTTGCCTACAAATGAGGAGATTGATGTTTTCGACGTACTCGTCGGtgactatatatcttatttaggGCGTTTCGCTGTTGAGACTGCCGGCTTGTATCAAT ATCTGACTCTTATCAAGCCAAATGATGAGGAAGCCGACATGAAGAAGCTAGAGGAAACTGTAAGATCCATTCAGGTGGCAGGGTTGTTTTGGGGTGCAT CAAAGCTTGTCTCAATTGATTATGGAATCAATTTGTTGGGGATTGAGTGCACAACCGTTGGACACCTTGTTCTTGGACGCCTAGTAGGTTTCAACACCATTTTCAAAGAGAAAATAGTGGATCATCCGTATGTCCAGAGCTGTCAAACTCTCAGCTTAAACAGAATAT GTAACGGAATCACAGAAGAGGAATCTGATTCTATG GATAATGCTgccgatgatgatgatgatgttaacCTTTTTGGTGAAGAAAGAGCAG CTGGTAACTCAGGGTTAGTGCTTCGAAAGCTGAAAGGTGACAAGCCCGACATAAAGAAGGTAGAAGAAACTGTAAGATCCCGTCATACGGAAGGAGTTGTATGGGGCACAT CAAAGATTTACAATGTTGGCTATGGATTCAACTATTTGCGGACCATATTCACCATTGTTGACGACCATTTGTGTCTCGATACTGTCATTAGAAACACTGGCGGTATCCCCTTGAACAGAATAT AG